The proteins below are encoded in one region of Archocentrus centrarchus isolate MPI-CPG fArcCen1 chromosome 13, fArcCen1, whole genome shotgun sequence:
- the LOC115791104 gene encoding lysophosphatidic acid receptor 6-like, with the protein MNASNVTTENRVYAGVFGCIMVIGLSLNVVSLCILLRRHSLTSPNAVFMVNLALSDLLLAFSLPMRIYFLATGTWTLGITACLISTMLFRNNMRSGATFITFISVDRLLAVVYPLRSRHLRTSSNAWKGAALVWVILLVFNIPETIGLLKHLQDHKEPVCFESHHYTNVIRSAVIYIQNAVLATMLTVNIVCTIVVSWTLHTHLSDSAKVYNKVNVIVIFAMNLIIFCMCFLPVPLFVVTKSKTNISPLVCLSVVNCCLDPLIYFFSFDAFWKKKEVMGREL; encoded by the coding sequence ATGAACGCTTCAAATGTCACCACAGAAAACCGGGTTTATGCTGGAGTCTTTGGCTGCATCATGGTGATAGGTCTGTCTCTCAATGTTGTGTCACTCTGCATTCTTCTTCGCCGACACAGCCTCACATCGCCCAATGCTGTTTTCATGGTCAACCTGGCACTCTCAGACCTGCTGCTTGCCTTCTCTTTGCCCATGAGGATCTACTTTCTTGCCACAGGCACCTGGACTCTGGGCATTACGGCATGCCTCATCAGCACAATGCTGTTTCGCAACAACATGCGGTCTGGTGCCACCTTCATCACCTTTATCAGCGTGGACCGACTGCTGGCTGTGGTTTATCCTCTGAGGTCACGCCATCTTCGGACCTCGTCCAATGCCTGGAAAGGAGCTGCACTCGTCTGGGTGATTTTGCTGGTGTTTAATATCCCGGAGACTATAGGCTTATTAAAACACTTACAGGACCACAAGGAGCCTGTTTGTTTTGAATCTCATCATTATACAAATGTAATACGATCAGCTGTTATTTACATTCAGAATGCAGTATTGGCCACGATGCTAACAGTTAATATTGTGTGCACCATTGTGGTGTCTTGGACTCTACACACTCATCTCAGTGACTCTGCAAAGGTCTACAACAAGGTGAATGTAATTGTGATTTTTGCCATGAACTTGATTATATTCTGTATGTGTTTCTTGCCTGTGCCACTATTTGTAGTCACAAAAAGCAAGACCAATATATCGCCACTGGTATGTCTTTCTGTTGTGAACTGCTGCCTGGATCCACTcatatatttcttttcttttgatgcCTTCTGGAAGAAAAAAGAGGTCATGGGAAGAGAACTGTAG
- the itm2ca gene encoding integral membrane protein 2Ca, with protein MVKISFQAVSGQKVEKESDGDKTEILIPHPMDEEELVLPLRPKKSPLNGLCCLTFGLVVFMAGLVLASIFVYRYYFIPHIPEENLFHCRVLYEDSVYAPLRGRQELEENVGIYLADNYEKITVPVPHFGGSDPADIIHDFHRGLTAYHDIALDKCYVIELNTTIVMPPRNLWELLINVKKGTYLPQTYIIHEEMVVTGKVHNMRQLGPFIYRLCNGKDTYRLSRRVTRRRINKRDTKDCQHIRHFENTFVVETVICDEA; from the exons ATGGTGAAGATCAGTTTCCAGGCTGTCTCGGGACAGAAAGTGGAAAAGGAGAGCGATGGCGACAAGACCGAAATCCTCATTCCTCATCCGATG gatgaggaggagctggTCCTGCCACTGCGACCCAAGAAGTCTCCTCTCAATGGCCTGTGCTGCCTGACATTCGGCCTAGTAGTCTTTATGGCTGGTCTGGTCTTGGCCTCCATCTTTGTCTACCGCTACTACTTCATACCTCAT atCCCAGAGGAGAACCTGTTCCACTGCAGGGTGCTGTATGAAGACTCTGTGTACGCTCCGCTGCGTGGCCGTCAGGAGCTGGAGGAGAACGTTGGCATCTACCTGGCCGACAACTATGAGAAGATCACCGTGCCCGTGCCTCACTTCGGAGGCAGTGACCCTGCTGATATAATCCATGATTTCCACAGA GGACTGACCGCGTACCATGACATCGCTCTGGACAAGTGCTATGTGATCGAGCTCAACACCACCATCGTGATGCCGCCGCGCAACCTCTGGGAGCTACTTATCAACGTCAAG AAGGGTACATACTTGCCTCAGACCTACATCATCCATGAAGAGATGGTGGTGACTGGCAAAGTGCACAACATGCGTCAGCTGGGACCTTTCATCTATCGCCTGTGCAATGGGAAGGACACGTACCGCCTGAGCCGCCGTGTCACCCGCAGGC GCATCAACAAGCGCGACACGAAGGACTGCCAGCACATCCGCCACTTTGAGAATACATTTGTGGTGGAGACGGTTATCTGCGATGAAGCGTAA
- the cab39 gene encoding calcium-binding protein 39 — protein sequence MPFPFGKSHKSPADIVKNLKDSMTVLEKHDISDKKAEKATEEVSKSLVAMKEILYGTNEKEPQTEAVAQLAQELYNSGLLSTLIADLQLIDFEGKKDVAQIFNNILRRQIGTRTPTVEYLCTQQNILFMLLKGYESPEIALNCGIMLRECIRHEPLAKITLWSEQFYDFFRYVEMSTFDIASDAFATFKDLLTRHKLLSAEFLEQHYDRFFSEYEKLLHSENYVTKRQSLKLLGELLLDRHNFTIMTKYISKPENLKLMMNLLRDKSRNIQFEAFHVFKVFVANPNKTQPILDILLKNQTKLIEFLSKFQNDRTEDEQFNDEKTYLVKQIRDLKRPAPQEA from the exons ATGCCTTTCCCCTTTGGCAAGTCCCACAAGTCGCCAGCGGACATCGTCAAGAACCTCAAGGACAGCATGACGGTGCTTGAGAAGCACGACATCTCGGACAAAAAAGCAGAGAAG GCAACAGAGGAGGTGTCAAAGAGTCTCGTGGCCATGAAGGAGATCTTGTATGGGACTAATGAAAAAGAGCCCCAGACAGAAGCAGTGGCCCAGCTAGCCCAGGAGCTCTACAACAGTGGATTACTCAGCACCCTGATAGCAGACCTGCAGCTCATCGACTTTGAG GGTAAAAAAGATGTGGCTCAGATTTTCAACAACATCCTGAGGCGTCAGATTGGTACTCGGACACCCACGGTGGAGTACCTTTGCACTCAGCAGAATATCCTCTTCATGTTGCTTAAAGG GTATGAGTCTCCAGAGATTGCACTGAACTGCGGCATCATGCTGAGGGAGTGTATCAGACATGAGCCGCTGGCCAAAATCACACTGTGGTCAGAACAGTTCTATGACTTCTTCAGATATGTGGAGATGTCCACATTCGACATTGCCTCAGACGCATTTGCCACTTTCAAA GACCTCCTTACAAGACACAAGCTACTGAGCGCAGAGTTTCTGGAGCAACATTACGACAGA TTCTTTAGTGAATATGAGAAGCTACTCCACTCAGAAAACTACGTGACCAAAAGGCAGTCCCTCAAG ttATTGGGGGAGTTGCTTCTCGACCGGCACAACTTCACCATTATGACAAAATACATCAGCAAGCCAGAGAATCTCAAACTCATGATGAACCTGCTACGGGACAAGAGCCGCAACATCCAGTTTGAGGCTTTCCACGTTTTTAAG gTGTTTGTGGCCAACCCGAACAAGACACAGCCCATCCTCGACATCCTGCTGAAGAACCAGACTAAACTCATCGAGTTTCTGAGCAAGTTTCAAAACGACAGAACAGAAGACGAACAGTTTAACGATGAAAAGACTTACCTGGTCAAACAGATCAGGGATCTTAAGAGGCCTGCACCCCAGGAGGCCTGA